GTAGACGCCCTCCGCGTCGGTGGAGGTCCGCCACGAGATGCCCAGGTCCAGCAGGTTGCGGAAGAAGTCCTGGGACAGCACGCCCGGCCGGTCGGTGAACACGCCGTGCGGCACGCCACCGGTGGTGGCGCCCAGCACGCGGAGCCCGGCGACCAGCACCGTCATCTCCTTGGGCGTGAGCTCCAGCATGTAGGCCCGGTCGACCAGCAGCGTCTCCGGGGCCAGCTTGCTGCCCGGCTCGATCCAGTTCCGGAAGCCGTCGGCCCGCGGCTCGAGCCAGCGGAAGCCCTCCACGTCGGTCTGCTCCTGCGAGGCGTCGGTGCGACCGGGGGAGAAGGGCACGGTCACCGTGACGCCGGCGTCGGCGGCGGCCTGCTCCACCGCCGCGGTGCCGCCGAGCACGATGAGGTCGGCGAGGGAGACCTGCTTGCCCGACTGTGCCTGGAACTCTCCCTGCACCCGATCGAGCACCGGCAGCACGTCCCGGACGCCCTCGTTGGCCGCCCAGCCGATCTGCGGCTCGAGCCGCAGCCGGCCGCCGTTGGCCCCACCGCGCTTGTCCGTGCCGCGGTAGGACGCGGCCGCGGACCAGGCCGTGTGCACCAGCTGCGCGACGGTGAGGCCGGAGGAGAGCAGCCGCTGCTTGAGGTCGGCGACCTCGGCCTCGCCCACGAGCTCGTGGTCGACGGCCGGGACCGGGTCCTGCCAGATGAGCACCTCGTCCGGCACGTCCGGGCCGAGGTAGCGGCTGCGCGGCCCCATGTCGCGGTGCAGCAGCTTGAACCAGGCGCGGGCGTAGGCGTCGGCGAAGTGGTCCGGGTCGTTGTAGAACCGCTCGGAGATCTCGCGGAACCCGGGGTCGGCCATCAGGGCCAGGTCGGTCGTGGCCATCATCGGCGCGTTCTTCTTGCCCTCGATGTGCGCGTCGGGGACGAGTTCCTGCGCCTCGGGGTTCTTCGGCCGCCACTGCTTGGCGCCGGCCGGGCTCTCGGTGAGCTCCCAGTCGTAGCTGAACAGCATCTGGAAGTAGGTGTTGTCCCACGTCGTCGGCGTCGGGGTCCAGGCGCCCTCGAGGCCGCTGGTGATGGTGTCGGCGCCCTTGCCGGTGCCGTGCTGGTTCCGCCATCCCAGGCCGTTGCCGTGCACCGGGCAGCCCTCGGGCTCCGGGCCGATCAGCTCCGGGTTGCCGGCGCCGTGGGTCTTGCCGAAGGTGTGGCCGCCGGCGATGAGGGCGACGGTCTCCTCGTCGTTCATCCCCATCCGGCTGAACGTCACGCGGATGTCGTGCGCGGACGCGAGCGGGTCGGGCTGGCCCTTCGGGCCCTCGGGGTTGACGTAGATCAGCCCCATGGTCACGTTGGCCAGGGCGCCCTCGGAGAGGTCGAGCGCGGCGTCGTCGGCGTACCGCTCGTCACCGAGCCAGGTGTCCTCCGGGCCCCAGAAGACCTCCTCGGGCTGCCAGACGTCCTCCCGGCCGAAACCGAACCCGAAGGTCTTCAGGCCCATGTCGTCGTGCGCGACGTTGCCGGCGAGGACGAGCAGGTCGGCCCAGGAGATCTTGCGGCCGTACTTCTGCTTGATCGGCATCAGCAGGCGGCGGGCCTTGTCCAGGTTGGCGTTGTCCGGCCAGCTGTTCAGCGGGGCGAAGCGCTGCTCGCCGCTGCCACCGCCGCCGCGGCCGTCAGCGCTGCGGTAGGTGCCGGCGGCGTGCCAGGACATCCGGATGAACAGCGGGCCGTAGTGGCCCCAGTCCGCGGGCCACCAGTCCTTCGAGGTGCGCATCAGCTCGGCCAGGTCGCGCTTGAGCGCGTCGACGTCGAGCGTGGCGAACGCGGCCTTGTAGTCGAAGTCCGCCCCGAGCGGGTCGGAGTCCCGCGAAGGCTTGTTCAGCACCGACAGGTCGACCTGGTTCGGCCACCAGTCCCGGTTGGTCCGCGGCCGCTGGTCGGTGTGCGCCGTCGGCGAGGGGATCGCCGGGTTCTCGCTCTCGCTGGTGCTCTCGGTGGAGATCTTGTCGGTCTCGTTCGTCATGGTCGACCTTCCTGGGAGGGGGGCGGGGCGGTGGGGAGGGTGTGTGGTGGGGCTGCCGCGCAGTCCGGGCAGCGGCCCCAGAAGACGACCTCGGCCTCGTCGACGGTGAAGCCGGCGTCCTCGGAGGGGGTCAGGCAGGGGGCCGCGCCGACGGCGCAGTCGACGTCGACGATCACGCCGCAGTCCCGGCAGACCAGGTGGTGGTGGTTGTCGCCGATGCGCGCCTCGTAGCGGGCGACCGAGCCCTGTGGCTGGATCCGCCGGATGAGACCCGAGTCGGTCAGCACCCGCAGGACGTCGTAGACCGCCTGGTGGGACACGGCGTCCAGGCGCGTGCGTGCGGCGTCGATGAGGGTGTCGGTGTCCTGGTGCGGGTGGGCGTGCACGGCGTCCAGCACCGCCAGCCGCGGGCGGGTGACCCGCAGGCCGGCGGCGCGCAGGTCTCGCGCGAGCGAGGCGGCGTCGGGCATGCGGTGATCCTGGCGCGCTCTCTTGAGTGAGTCAAGAAACGCCGCGCCGGGTGATGGGCGCTGGGTCGACCTGGGTCGACGGGGCAGTCGGGTTGCCGGCGACCGTGCTCAGGAACCCCCCGGGGCGGCCGCCCGGGCAGCGATGCCGTCCAGCACCCGGTGCAGTCCCCAGAGGTACTG
The Modestobacter marinus DNA segment above includes these coding regions:
- the katG gene encoding catalase/peroxidase HPI — translated: MTNETDKISTESTSESENPAIPSPTAHTDQRPRTNRDWWPNQVDLSVLNKPSRDSDPLGADFDYKAAFATLDVDALKRDLAELMRTSKDWWPADWGHYGPLFIRMSWHAAGTYRSADGRGGGGSGEQRFAPLNSWPDNANLDKARRLLMPIKQKYGRKISWADLLVLAGNVAHDDMGLKTFGFGFGREDVWQPEEVFWGPEDTWLGDERYADDAALDLSEGALANVTMGLIYVNPEGPKGQPDPLASAHDIRVTFSRMGMNDEETVALIAGGHTFGKTHGAGNPELIGPEPEGCPVHGNGLGWRNQHGTGKGADTITSGLEGAWTPTPTTWDNTYFQMLFSYDWELTESPAGAKQWRPKNPEAQELVPDAHIEGKKNAPMMATTDLALMADPGFREISERFYNDPDHFADAYARAWFKLLHRDMGPRSRYLGPDVPDEVLIWQDPVPAVDHELVGEAEVADLKQRLLSSGLTVAQLVHTAWSAAASYRGTDKRGGANGGRLRLEPQIGWAANEGVRDVLPVLDRVQGEFQAQSGKQVSLADLIVLGGTAAVEQAAADAGVTVTVPFSPGRTDASQEQTDVEGFRWLEPRADGFRNWIEPGSKLAPETLLVDRAYMLELTPKEMTVLVAGLRVLGATTGGVPHGVFTDRPGVLSQDFFRNLLDLGISWRTSTDAEGVYEGLDADGTVVRTATAADLVFNSNSILRGIVEVYAADDAQELFVRDFVTAWVKVMELDRFDLR
- a CDS encoding Fur family transcriptional regulator; this encodes MPDAASLARDLRAAGLRVTRPRLAVLDAVHAHPHQDTDTLIDAARTRLDAVSHQAVYDVLRVLTDSGLIRRIQPQGSVARYEARIGDNHHHLVCRDCGVIVDVDCAVGAAPCLTPSEDAGFTVDEAEVVFWGRCPDCAAAPPHTLPTAPPPSQEGRP